In the Deltaproteobacteria bacterium genome, one interval contains:
- a CDS encoding PilZ domain-containing protein, with protein sequence MALRLRYRIDSPRRLREHVHLVDGAGYFFFPGAVAPKGTLAALEIDFASTSQVALLRGWVWARSTGGGLWLELSGAQRCLEKLNQQPSRSEPRIASDQLVLAEPDGLPALLCRLRDVSERGTRLAAMPADAGSAGQRIRVALPEAGPGGVQLEAYGRVAWASQGEAGVEWNGGDLATHTAVRRLLRGAQHEWEDARTAIHPPTCRCIGPRRPVVLLG encoded by the coding sequence ATGGCGTTGCGGCTGCGTTACCGGATCGACAGCCCGCGCCGTTTGCGGGAACACGTCCACCTCGTGGATGGGGCTGGGTACTTCTTCTTCCCTGGCGCCGTCGCGCCCAAGGGCACGCTTGCGGCCCTCGAGATCGATTTCGCTTCCACCAGCCAGGTCGCCCTGCTCAGGGGCTGGGTCTGGGCGCGTTCCACCGGCGGTGGGCTCTGGCTGGAGCTCTCGGGGGCGCAGCGCTGTCTGGAGAAGCTGAACCAGCAGCCGTCGCGATCCGAGCCACGCATCGCCAGCGACCAGCTCGTGCTCGCCGAGCCCGACGGCCTGCCCGCTTTGCTCTGCCGCCTCCGCGACGTGAGCGAGCGGGGAACGAGGCTTGCCGCGATGCCGGCCGACGCAGGATCGGCAGGTCAGCGGATCCGCGTGGCGTTGCCCGAAGCGGGTCCCGGCGGCGTGCAACTGGAGGCGTACGGCCGGGTGGCCTGGGCGAGTCAGGGCGAGGCGGGCGTGGAATGGAACGGGGGAGATCTCGCGACGCACACGGCCGTCCGCCGCCTCCTCCGCGGCGCGCAGCATGAGTGGGAGGACGCGAGGACCGCCATCCACCCGCCCACCTGCCGCTGCATCGGACCGCGAAGGCCAGTAGTCCTGCTCGGCTAG
- the hemG gene encoding protoporphyrinogen oxidase, with protein sequence MRIAVIGGGIAGLAAAHELLRRGADPVVFEADARPGGKVGSFSERGYLTEDGPNFLGRPLDALLEASGLRAEVVEPRPPTTRWIHLDGRVLRAPSLALLAQIGVGRVLLEPLFARPLREDVPLSVFLERRLGKRAGGIAASVLSAGVYAGDPARLSARDAFPSLGAMAEKGSLLLHAIRRPKGPRAGIWTLRGGLGTLPEALAKSLGLRIRLGTRARQLAPSEDGWSVQGERFDGVVLAVPAAAAAELTRGFAPRFADLAGQFQSAPVAVVHVGLRQETLPRGFGLIDSEGTLHSVGMLLPGSMLPGRAPEGRALVTAICGGARHPERAALDDRELVAGVVRDLRSTWGVSDAPDYVRIVRWPEAIPQYAPGHRDRVREARDLLVRCRRLELAGAAWDGVGVPDVARSGAAAAARLIP encoded by the coding sequence GTGCGGATCGCGGTGATCGGCGGCGGAATCGCGGGTCTTGCCGCGGCGCACGAGCTGCTCCGCCGGGGAGCCGATCCGGTCGTCTTCGAGGCCGATGCGCGCCCGGGCGGCAAAGTCGGAAGTTTTTCGGAGCGCGGATACCTCACCGAGGACGGACCGAACTTCCTCGGGCGTCCGCTCGACGCGTTGCTCGAGGCGAGCGGGTTGCGCGCCGAAGTGGTCGAGCCGCGGCCTCCGACCACCCGCTGGATCCACCTGGACGGCCGAGTCCTTCGGGCGCCGAGCCTCGCGCTCCTCGCGCAGATTGGCGTGGGGCGCGTGCTGCTCGAGCCGCTGTTCGCAAGGCCGCTGCGGGAGGACGTTCCGCTCTCGGTCTTCCTCGAGCGCCGGTTGGGGAAGCGAGCCGGCGGCATCGCCGCTTCGGTCCTGAGTGCGGGCGTCTACGCTGGGGATCCCGCCCGCCTCTCGGCCCGCGACGCGTTTCCTTCGCTCGGCGCGATGGCCGAGAAGGGATCCCTCTTGCTGCACGCGATCCGCCGGCCCAAGGGACCGCGCGCTGGAATCTGGACGCTTCGCGGTGGCCTGGGAACGCTGCCCGAGGCGCTTGCGAAGTCGCTGGGCTTGCGCATCCGGCTCGGAACGCGCGCCCGTCAGCTCGCGCCGTCCGAGGACGGCTGGTCGGTCCAGGGCGAGCGATTCGACGGCGTGGTCCTCGCCGTCCCCGCTGCCGCGGCCGCGGAGCTGACGAGAGGATTCGCTCCCCGCTTCGCGGACCTGGCCGGGCAGTTCCAGAGTGCCCCTGTCGCCGTCGTCCACGTCGGATTGCGGCAGGAAACGCTGCCCCGCGGATTCGGATTGATCGATAGCGAGGGAACCTTGCACAGCGTCGGCATGCTGCTGCCGGGCAGCATGCTCCCCGGCCGCGCCCCGGAAGGTCGCGCGCTCGTCACCGCCATCTGCGGCGGCGCCAGGCATCCCGAGCGCGCCGCGCTCGACGATCGCGAGCTCGTCGCCGGCGTGGTGCGCGATCTGCGCTCGACCTGGGGAGTCAGTGACGCGCCGGACTACGTGCGGATCGTCCGCTGGCCCGAAGCGATCCCGCAATATGCGCCGGGTCACCGCGACCGAGTGCGAGAGGCGCGCGATCTGCTCGTTCGATGCCGCCGCCTCGAGCTGGCCGGCGCCGCCTGGGATGGCGTGGGCGTCCCTGACGTGGCGCGATCGGGCGCGGCCGCCGCGGCGCGCCTGATTCCCTGA
- a CDS encoding FAD-binding oxidoreductase: MPDVVVVGAGVIGASVAWHLSRLGVRTLLLEREPEPGKGSTGRATGGFRAQYGTDINVRLSLLSREKLRRFIDDTGVDPGYDPRGYLWLARTEAQLDILRGAQDVQLAAGLVEASMLDLRQIREVNPYIRLDGLAGAAFCPTDGYIRPLDILRGYLRGAQVRTSARVTGLRRRGSRIEAVQLADGSEIPAGAVVDAAGPWAGPVARLAGVDVPVAPLRRQVGSTVDTEVLPAAMPMTVWVEDAFHVRARDGRVLLVWPTPGDPRDPESTAVEQDWLEQVREKAAERVPPLAGIPVDPTRSWAGLYEMSPDQHALLGRAPECDNLYLCNGSSGHGVMHSPALGQLLAEIIVHGQSRSLDVEALRPSRFAEGRPNRATQIL; the protein is encoded by the coding sequence ATGCCGGACGTCGTGGTCGTGGGCGCGGGCGTGATCGGCGCCAGCGTCGCATGGCACCTGTCGCGGCTCGGCGTCCGCACGCTGCTGCTGGAGCGCGAGCCCGAGCCAGGGAAGGGCAGCACCGGGCGCGCGACGGGCGGCTTTCGCGCGCAGTACGGCACCGACATCAACGTGCGACTGTCGTTGCTCTCGCGCGAGAAGCTGCGCCGGTTCATCGACGACACGGGCGTCGATCCGGGCTATGACCCGCGGGGATATCTCTGGCTCGCGCGCACCGAAGCCCAGCTCGACATCCTCCGCGGCGCGCAGGATGTGCAGCTCGCGGCCGGGCTCGTGGAAGCCTCCATGCTGGATCTCCGCCAGATCCGCGAGGTGAACCCATACATCCGCCTCGACGGTCTCGCCGGCGCGGCGTTTTGCCCGACCGATGGATACATCCGGCCCCTCGACATCCTCCGCGGCTACTTGCGCGGAGCGCAGGTGCGAACGAGCGCCCGCGTCACCGGACTGCGCCGGCGGGGCTCGCGAATCGAGGCGGTCCAGCTCGCCGACGGGTCGGAGATCCCCGCCGGCGCCGTCGTCGACGCCGCTGGACCCTGGGCGGGGCCGGTCGCGCGGCTGGCGGGTGTCGACGTTCCGGTAGCGCCGCTGCGCCGGCAGGTTGGATCGACAGTCGATACCGAAGTCCTGCCCGCTGCGATGCCGATGACGGTGTGGGTGGAGGATGCATTCCACGTCCGCGCGCGCGACGGCCGCGTCCTCTTGGTGTGGCCGACGCCGGGCGACCCGCGCGACCCGGAATCGACCGCCGTCGAGCAAGACTGGCTCGAGCAGGTGCGGGAAAAGGCCGCGGAGCGGGTGCCACCGCTTGCCGGAATCCCCGTGGACCCTACCCGGTCCTGGGCGGGTCTGTACGAGATGTCGCCCGACCAGCACGCGCTGCTCGGCCGCGCGCCGGAATGCGACAACCTGTACCTCTGCAACGGCTCCTCCGGGCACGGCGTCATGCACTCGCCGGCGCTCGGGCAGCTGCTGGCCGAGATCATCGTGCACGGCCAGTCGCGTTCGCTCGACGTGGAGGCGCTGCGGCCTTCGCGCTTCGCCGAAGGACGACCGAACCGCGCGACGCAGATCCTGTAG